The Methanospirillum lacunae nucleotide sequence AACATCCACACTCTTTCTGTCGATTCATCCAGTGAATGTATAGGAAATACTCACTCGTTCTATCGGTGACATCGTGATTTCAGGAAGCGGTGATATTATTCATTATATCTGACCCTGGAAAAAAACAAGTAAAATGGGATAATATTCACCCCTTATTCATGTCCCGGAGTGAGCATTTGCTCTCCGAGATCCGTGATCCGATAAATGATCCATGTTCCCTGTTGATCTCCTTCAATGAGATTACCTTTTTTCAACACGGTAAGGTGATACGAAAGTTTTGAATCTGCGATTTTTATGCATTCTTTGATGACGCAGACACAGAGTGGTTGGATTGCAAGAAGATAGAGGATTTTTAACCGAATAGGATCTGACAGTGCGTGATGGATACTGCTCATCTGTGAGATATACGTCAGAGAAGGAAGACGTTCACATAGTTCATCCACTCCTATAGCAGAATCCAGAATGCCCTGAACCCGTTCGGGTATATCAATTGATTTCATGAATGTATCATGTCGATAGTTTTGGGTTTGTATTCATGAGTATTTTCAAAAATTCAGTTAAATATGAAATGCATTCCTATTAATAAACTACGGTACAGGTATTTTCAAAAAATATCTCGTTGATATAATCTCCATTTCTTTTGAATATTTTTTTAAAGATAAATCTGAATGAATTCTTACATCCCGAATAAGTGGTCGTTCTTCCGGAAAAAAAGGAGAGCAGGTTTGTGTGGGTGGATATGCAATCTGCATGGGGATGACTGATTCATGAGAAAAATTCAGATTTTTCTCAAATTTGTGAACATCCTGATCTATTTATCCTAATATCATATTGAAAATAATCCCGGTCATCGTGATAGCAACAAAGAGTATCCCGGCGAAAATCACAAGCAGCCGAATCTTCAGAACCTTCCTGAGAATTATCATCTCTGGCACTGAAAGGCCTATCACAGCCATCATAAATGCGAGAGCTGTACCCATTGCAACACCTTTTTCAGTCAGAACCTGTAAAATCGGAATCATGCCTACTGCATTCATATAAAGCGGAATTCCGATAAGTACGGCCAGGGGAACAGCAAAAGGATTATCTGGGCCTGCATATTGGGACAATAACTCCATTGGAGCATATCCATGGATTATACCTCCAACTCCAATACCAAGGAGAATGTAGGGAAGTACCCGGAGCGTGATATTTTTCGATTCATTTTTTGCAAAGATTATCCGGTCTTTCCAACTCAGTACTTTTTCACTCATTACCGGAAGATTTGATGCATATACAAAATCCTCAATTTCACTTTCAAGATGAAGTCTACCAATGATTATCCCGGCTGTCACAGCAATAATAAACCCGGTTATGATGTAAAGTGCTGCTATCTGCCAACCGAACATGGTATACAGCATGGTCGCAGCGATCTCGTTGATCATAGGTGATGCAATCAGGAAAGAGAAGGTTACTCCAAGAGGTACTCCTGATTCAATAAACCCAATAAACATGGGTACTGCAGAACATGAACAGAAGGGAGTAGGAATTCCTAACAGTGCGGCAATTACATTCCCAACCCCCTCGTGACGACCTCCCAGCCATTTTCGGATCTTTTGCGGCGTGATAAATGATCTGATGATTGCGATAAAGAATACTACCAACATCATCATAATCGTGACGTAGATAGAATCAAAAATAAAAAAATGAACCGATGAACCGGCTGGTGAATCTGGTGAGAGATTGAGAAGTGTGTACGTCACCCAGTCTGCAAATTTTTC carries:
- a CDS encoding ArsR/SmtB family transcription factor; protein product: MKSIDIPERVQGILDSAIGVDELCERLPSLTYISQMSSIHHALSDPIRLKILYLLAIQPLCVCVIKECIKIADSKLSYHLTVLKKGNLIEGDQQGTWIIYRITDLGEQMLTPGHE
- a CDS encoding permease, whose protein sequence is MIEKFADWVTYTLLNLSPDSPAGSSVHFFIFDSIYVTIMMMLVVFFIAIIRSFITPQKIRKWLGGRHEGVGNVIAALLGIPTPFCSCSAVPMFIGFIESGVPLGVTFSFLIASPMINEIAATMLYTMFGWQIAALYIITGFIIAVTAGIIIGRLHLESEIEDFVYASNLPVMSEKVLSWKDRIIFAKNESKNITLRVLPYILLGIGVGGIIHGYAPMELLSQYAGPDNPFAVPLAVLIGIPLYMNAVGMIPILQVLTEKGVAMGTALAFMMAVIGLSVPEMIILRKVLKIRLLVIFAGILFVAITMTGIIFNMILG